The sequence below is a genomic window from Candidatus Poribacteria bacterium.
TTAATTCTGGTCGAGTTAGGAGAGGTATTTGCCAACTGTGCAAGTTGGAAATGATGCTTCGTCAAATTCTGATTCGATCACGATGGAATCTTATTGGCGCGGGGTATGAGAGTGTCAAAATTAAGTGGCTCTATTTTTATCCAAGTTATTTCTTTACGTCAGAAACATCTAAGGTTATCGGTAAGGCTTATCAAAACCTGAAATCCTTGAATTTTTTTGATGTGCGGCGAAAACTTCACAAGGGTAGTGCTGCAACTGATTTAGTAGAACTTGATGAATTTATCATTGACACTGAAATCCCTGAAACTGAGAAGGAAAATTTGTTCAAAATGGATTTTAGTGAAAATGATTTGGCAACATTCTATTTCTGCGGTATTCCAACCCTTGGCACGCGACCAACCGATACAGAATCTTGGGCAATGCCCACGTTCCTGGGACTTCTCTCAACACTCGCTTTTAATGCTAAAGTTGTTGTGACGGAGTCGCAAGTGCCACTTTACCACAGTGCGGAGGATTTTAAAGAGACGGTGGTTCTCAATGCTCCACATTCTTTTGTTACACACGTTTTGAAAAAAGATAGACTCCGTATTGATGAGATAGAGACGGGTTTAGAAAAGCTCGCAGCTACCTACGACATTAACATTGATGCTTTTCGCGACGGAGCTAAACCGCAGTGGCAACATCTCAATGGTGTCGCTGGGAATATAGAGAGTGATCCACTCTATGTGTTCCACTATCTTGATGTACTTCGCCGAAAAAATAAGTGGGATAGTTTTCCGAAACCCAGAGACGGAGATATATTCATTCCGGAACGCTATTTGCAATTCTATGAAACCCTTGGAGGTGACAAAATGAGTCTAATTGAAGGCATTGCCGAGAGATGCTTCAATTTCTATGGACCCGATTCTTTTAACGCCAACAGCATATTGAAAGTAATCGCTTTAGTGGAGGATGTCATCATTAACAGTGATCCTACAATTGACCCAATTGACCTAAAATGGGAAGCACGCGGTGAGGTTCACAATCTAATGCAACGCGTTAGAAGTAGTCGGGCACAAGGCTTCGCCCGTTTGCTCCAACGAGAGGAGTCTGCGGCTATTGAAGCATTGATCAATTACTTCTATGACCAAGTATTTATGGATGATTACAAAGGGCAGCGGGCAATTCTGCGCGCCCGCCGGAACCGTCTTAATGCTGGTATCAACGCTTGGTATCAGGCGAACTGGCAACAATTCCGAAAAGAAAAAAATGAGGAGGCAACTGATGTCAATAATTGAAATTCCCCAAACGCTTGTTCCTGAAACCTATTTCTTGGATACGATTCCCAAGGCACCCGAGGGGCGATACGCACACATTATCTTGGTTCGGGAGACCGAATCCTATCCAGTCTTTCAAACCGATGGAACTCTAAACATCGCCAACGTTAAAAGCGGTTTGCAACAAACAGAACTATTGATCCGACTCGCAATGTTTAAACGTAAGCAAACCTCTCCAGAGCGTTTGACTGGACGTGAACTCCTGCGACGGACCGGTATCACACAGAATCAGAATGATAAAGCAGACAGGTACTGCGACTACAATGAGCACTTCTGTCAGAGCTGTCCAGATTGTGTCTACTATGGGTTTGCTATCGGGAACGCTGGTGCTGAAAAGTCAAAGGTTTATGTGGATACTGCTTACTCTATCAGTGGTTATGATGAATCGCATCAACAGTTCTCATTTAACGCCCTATTTGAGAAGGGAAACATGAGCCAAAAGGGCACAGTCAGATCCAGTTTTGGGGAACAGGATCACATTGTCCCGCAGGTCTACTTTCCTTCTGTAATTACTATTAAGGACGTGACATCCAATAGTTTCGCGTATGTGCTTAACAATCTGCTGCGGACAAAACGATACGGTGCACAGACGACGCGAACAGGTAGGCTTGCCAATCATGTTGTTGGTATTGTATTTGCTGATGGAGAAATCTTTTCCAATCTTAAGCTGACTCAGGCAATCTATGACAGGCTTTCCGATTCTGAACAGTTGGAAAATACCCCGTTGAATCAAGCCGAAGTTATCAAAAATACCGAAATGGCGATACCACAACTTCTCACTGAAGACGGAGTCATCTTTCATCATGTCCACGGCAGTGATCTTGGTGAATTAATGAATTGTGTGACTGCTGTAACTACTGATGCTGACAAACTTAGGACATTCCTTGAAGAAACAGACGCGGAGACTACTGAGTATTCAGAACGTGTTATCCAAAGTGAGAAAAAGAAGAAGTAAGGAGTTACTGATGCACGTCGCAAAGTGCCAACTTATTTTGCATGACTCGCTCTATTATGCAACTCGTGAAATGGGCCGGCTCTATGAAACAGAAAAAGTCATTCACAATTGGGCACTAACTTATGCACTTGGATTCATCCAAAGACCTTACTAT
It includes:
- the cas7d gene encoding type I-D CRISPR-associated protein Cas7/Csc2, whose product is MSIIEIPQTLVPETYFLDTIPKAPEGRYAHIILVRETESYPVFQTDGTLNIANVKSGLQQTELLIRLAMFKRKQTSPERLTGRELLRRTGITQNQNDKADRYCDYNEHFCQSCPDCVYYGFAIGNAGAEKSKVYVDTAYSISGYDESHQQFSFNALFEKGNMSQKGTVRSSFGEQDHIVPQVYFPSVITIKDVTSNSFAYVLNNLLRTKRYGAQTTRTGRLANHVVGIVFADGEIFSNLKLTQAIYDRLSDSEQLENTPLNQAEVIKNTEMAIPQLLTEDGVIFHHVHGSDLGELMNCVTAVTTDADKLRTFLEETDAETTEYSERVIQSEKKKK